The Clostridium aceticum genomic interval AATTCTTAAGGATGGCTAAAGCGATTGGTATTAAGGAAGATGGAATAACGAAGGATCAGGTAGCATGCCAGTGTGTAAAAACTTTTGAAAAATTATTGCAGGCATTAGATTTGCAGGTAACATTAGGTCAATTAGGTGTAAAGGAAGATCATATAGATTGGTTGGTGGAAAATGCAATGAGAACAATGACTTATGCAATCTCCAATCATCCTGCTCCCTGTAAAGAAGAAGACCTACGAGCGTTATATACAGCATGCTTATAAATTTCCAACAAAGCTAAGGATTTTTAAAAACAAAGAATGATAGGATTGTTCATTACTACTTCAAAAATATTATTACATAAGGAGGAAGTGTTATGAAAAAGCAAGCAGAGAATTTTAGTAGAGTATTGTCGCAAAAAGATGTGATGGCTTTATCCTTTGGGGCTATGATTGGATGGGGTTGGGTTGTATTGGCAGGAGAGTGGATTCATAAGGCAGGAACCTTGGGGGCTATGATTGCATTCTTACTGGGTGGTGTGATGGTTTTATTTGTTGGTCTTACTTATGCAGAACTAACAGCTGCTATGCCAAAGTGTGGAGGAGAACATGTTTTTAGTCAACGTGCATTAGGAAGAAATGCTTCCTTCTTCTGTACTTGGGCCATTATTTTAGGCTATGTTTCTGTAGTTGCCTTTGAGGCAGTTGCTTTTCCTACTGTTGTTGAGTACTTATTTCCTAATTATCTCCAAGTAAAAATGTATACAGTGGCGGGATATGATGTGTATCTAACCTGGGTATTGGTGGGGGTGATTAGTTCTGTTGCAATCACGATTTTGAACTATTATGGGGTAAAGCCAGTGGCAGTAATGCAAGGAGCAGTTACCATCATGGTGGCGGTTGTAGGTTTGACTTTTTTCGGAGGATCTGTAGCGAATGGAAGTACTGAATATATTCAGCCTCTTTTTATTGACGGGACAAAGGGAATTTTAGCGGTTGCTATTATGACACCTTTTATGTTTGTAGGATTTGATGTGATCCCTCAAGCAGCAGAAGAAATTGATATGCCTTTTGAAAAAATCGGAAAAGTACTAGTTTTATCGGTAGCGATGGCTATTGGGTGGTATGTGATGATTATTTTAGGGGTCTCATTATCTTTGTCAAAGCAAGCATTAGAAGCTTCTAGCATACCAGCAGCGGATGGTATGCAGGCGGTTTTCTTTAATAGTTCTTTAGCCTCAAAAGTAATGATTATTGCAGGTATTGGAGGCATAATCACCAGCTGGAATTCCTTCTTTGTAGGAGGAAGTAGAGCGATTTATGCATTGGCTCATTCCAAACAATTACCAGCTTTTCTAGGAGAATTGCATCCAAAATATAAGACACCTACCAATGCTATTTTATTAATTGGTATACTCTCTTCCTTCGCACCTTTACTGGGAAGACGCATGTTGGTTTGGTTGGTGGATGCTGGTGGCTTAACAATTGTGGTAGCTTACTTTATGGTGGCTTTATCCTTCTTAGTATTACGCTATAAAGAACCTGATATGGTAAGACCCTACAAAGTGAAAAGAGGGAAGGCAGTAGGATTTATAGCGGTGTTATTAAGTTTTGGGATGATGGTCTTATATTTACCTGGAGCACCAGCAGCGTTAATTTGGCCATATGAATGGATGATTGTTCTTGGGTGGAGCGTATTAGGTGGTGTTTTCTATCTTTGGGCGAAGCTATCCTATACAGAAAGTTATCTCAAGGAATCCTCAATAGAAGTAGAAGAAGGCATATAATAATTTACATCTACATAGGAAATGGAGGAAAATAAAATGAAGTGCATGACAGAGAAAATAATCATAGGAGAAATTCCAGCTAGAAAAGTAATAACAAAGACGATTCCAGGAAATAAATCTTTAGAATGGATTCAAAAGCGACAACAATATGTGCCAAAAGGAGTTGGAAATATTACTCCCGTAGTAGCAAAAACAGCAAAAGGCGCCTTAATAGAAGATTTAGACGGCAATGTATTTCTTGACTTTGCTGCTGGTATTGGTATGCAGAATATAGGTCATGGGCATGGGGCAGTGATCGAGGCTATTCAAGAGCAAACAGAAAACCTACTACATCCCTGCTTTCATGTGACAATGTATGAAGGGTATATAAAATTAGCGGAAAAACTAGCAAAAAAAGCGCCAGGAACAGGTGAAAAAAAAGCTATGCTAGCTAACAGTGGTGCTGAAGCTGTAGAAAATGCCATTAAAATAGCGAGAAAATATACCGGAAAAACAGGAGTGATCTCTCTAGAGTGTGCATTTCATGGTAGAACCTATATGGCTATGACCTTAACCAGCAAAGTAAATCC includes:
- a CDS encoding APC family permease; the protein is MKKQAENFSRVLSQKDVMALSFGAMIGWGWVVLAGEWIHKAGTLGAMIAFLLGGVMVLFVGLTYAELTAAMPKCGGEHVFSQRALGRNASFFCTWAIILGYVSVVAFEAVAFPTVVEYLFPNYLQVKMYTVAGYDVYLTWVLVGVISSVAITILNYYGVKPVAVMQGAVTIMVAVVGLTFFGGSVANGSTEYIQPLFIDGTKGILAVAIMTPFMFVGFDVIPQAAEEIDMPFEKIGKVLVLSVAMAIGWYVMIILGVSLSLSKQALEASSIPAADGMQAVFFNSSLASKVMIIAGIGGIITSWNSFFVGGSRAIYALAHSKQLPAFLGELHPKYKTPTNAILLIGILSSFAPLLGRRMLVWLVDAGGLTIVVAYFMVALSFLVLRYKEPDMVRPYKVKRGKAVGFIAVLLSFGMMVLYLPGAPAALIWPYEWMIVLGWSVLGGVFYLWAKLSYTESYLKESSIEVEEGI